A single Cnuibacter physcomitrellae DNA region contains:
- a CDS encoding DUF3073 domain-containing protein, with amino-acid sequence MGRGRQKAKHTKVARELKYYSPETNYSELERELTSKSSDEPDYSKWIDDEDDELDPYQAGNEQKRA; translated from the coding sequence ATGGGGCGTGGCCGTCAAAAAGCAAAGCACACCAAGGTCGCTCGTGAGCTGAAGTACTACAGCCCCGAGACGAACTACTCCGAACTGGAGCGTGAGCTGACCAGCAAGTCGTCGGATGAGCCCGACTACTCGAAGTGGATCGACGACGAAGACGACGAACTCGACCCCTATCAGGCGGGTAACGAGCAGAAGCGCGCCTGA
- a CDS encoding NUDIX domain-containing protein yields MAERSAGLVVWRRTPSPRVAPAQSDVAVQEASSSSPSGGTREDPPASGSLEVWIAHMGGPFWARKESRAWSIPKGLYSPDEDPLAAALREFGEETGLVAPRPAGGEPYEELGEFRQRSGKIVTAFAVEAPDFDPPSITSNTFPLEWPPRSGRTLEVPEVDRAEWTPLPLARERLVAGQLPLLDALLPRHP; encoded by the coding sequence ATGGCGGAGCGGAGCGCGGGTCTGGTGGTGTGGCGGCGGACGCCCTCTCCGCGGGTTGCGCCCGCGCAGAGCGACGTCGCGGTCCAGGAGGCGTCGTCGAGCTCGCCATCGGGCGGAACCCGCGAAGACCCACCGGCGTCGGGCTCGCTCGAGGTATGGATCGCGCACATGGGCGGCCCGTTCTGGGCGCGCAAGGAGTCTCGCGCGTGGTCCATCCCCAAGGGCCTCTACTCACCCGACGAGGATCCGCTTGCGGCAGCCCTGCGCGAGTTCGGCGAGGAGACCGGTCTCGTGGCGCCGCGCCCGGCGGGCGGCGAGCCCTACGAGGAGCTCGGCGAGTTCCGCCAGCGCTCGGGCAAGATCGTGACGGCGTTCGCCGTCGAGGCTCCCGACTTCGACCCGCCGTCGATCACGAGCAACACCTTCCCGCTGGAGTGGCCCCCGCGGTCGGGCCGCACCCTCGAGGTGCCCGAGGTCGACCGCGCCGAGTGGACCCCGCTCCCCCTCGCTCGCGAGCGCCTCGTCGCGGGCCAGCTCCCCCTCCTCGACGCCCTCCTCCCCCGCCACCCCTGA
- a CDS encoding sterol carrier family protein: MARARIDDAAGAAALAAASDFDGASRDARATAVRFTLQVLADFAPGKSVEVRVPPFGAVQCIEGPGHTRGTPPNVIETDARTWLELATGRLAWADAVAAARVTASGQRADLSAHLPLRLP; encoded by the coding sequence ATGGCACGGGCACGGATCGACGACGCGGCGGGCGCCGCGGCGCTCGCGGCGGCGTCCGACTTCGACGGGGCGTCGCGCGACGCGCGCGCCACCGCGGTCCGCTTCACCCTGCAGGTGCTCGCCGACTTCGCGCCCGGGAAGTCCGTCGAGGTCAGGGTGCCCCCGTTCGGAGCGGTGCAGTGCATCGAGGGTCCGGGGCACACCAGGGGGACGCCGCCCAACGTCATCGAGACGGATGCGCGCACCTGGCTCGAGCTCGCCACCGGCCGACTCGCTTGGGCCGACGCCGTCGCTGCCGCCCGCGTCACCGCGTCCGGACAGCGCGCGGACCTCTCCGCGCACCTCCCCCTCCGCCTCCCGTAG
- the purD gene encoding phosphoribosylamine--glycine ligase, with amino-acid sequence MKILVLGSGAREHAIITALLRENEAHRDDPAASRIPHEIIAAPGNAGTQADVETLRDLDENDPQAVTNLAIARGIQLVVVGPEAPLVAGVADELRTRGIPVFGPGRQAAALEGSKSFAKTIMDAADVPTGRSRTVATKADSERTLDEFGAPYVVKADGLASGKGVLVTSDRAAAQAHADHWLQHGEVLIEEFLDGPEVSLFVLSDGHHVAPLAPAQDYKRLGDGDEGPNTGGMGAYSPLPWLADRFGSEQAFVDEVVETIARPTVLALERAGTPFIGLLYCGLIVTEAGIRVIEFNARFGDPETQVVLPRLTTPLSTLLYAAATGTLGGAPRPEFSDDVAVTVVVASEAYPGSPVTGRVVSGLDQAADVEGVSIMHAATRRETEGATAGEVIATGGRVLSVVATGADFATARDRVYAAVDQIGLEGSQHRTDIAARVADPDRAVASNDGSLA; translated from the coding sequence GTGAAGATCCTCGTCCTCGGCTCGGGCGCGCGCGAGCACGCCATCATCACCGCCCTGCTGCGCGAGAACGAGGCGCACCGCGACGACCCCGCGGCGAGCCGGATCCCGCACGAGATCATCGCGGCGCCGGGGAACGCGGGCACGCAGGCCGACGTCGAGACGCTGCGCGATCTCGACGAGAACGACCCGCAGGCCGTGACGAACCTGGCGATCGCGCGCGGCATCCAGCTCGTCGTCGTCGGCCCCGAGGCGCCGCTCGTGGCGGGCGTGGCCGACGAGCTGCGCACCCGCGGCATCCCCGTGTTCGGCCCGGGCCGGCAGGCGGCGGCGCTCGAGGGGAGCAAGTCGTTCGCGAAGACGATCATGGACGCGGCGGACGTCCCGACCGGTCGGTCGCGCACGGTCGCCACGAAGGCCGACTCCGAGCGCACGCTCGACGAGTTCGGCGCCCCGTACGTGGTGAAGGCCGATGGGCTCGCGTCGGGCAAGGGCGTTCTCGTCACGTCCGACCGCGCGGCCGCTCAGGCGCACGCCGATCATTGGCTGCAGCACGGCGAGGTGCTCATCGAGGAGTTCCTCGACGGGCCCGAGGTGTCGCTCTTCGTGCTCAGCGACGGGCACCACGTCGCACCTCTCGCGCCCGCCCAGGACTACAAGCGCCTCGGCGACGGCGACGAGGGTCCGAACACGGGCGGCATGGGCGCCTACTCGCCGCTCCCCTGGCTCGCCGATCGCTTCGGCAGCGAGCAGGCCTTCGTCGACGAGGTGGTCGAGACCATCGCGCGCCCGACCGTGCTCGCGCTCGAACGGGCGGGCACCCCCTTCATCGGGCTGCTGTACTGCGGACTCATCGTGACGGAGGCGGGCATCCGCGTGATCGAGTTCAACGCCCGGTTCGGCGACCCCGAGACGCAGGTCGTGCTGCCCCGCCTCACCACGCCGCTCAGCACGCTGCTCTACGCCGCCGCCACGGGCACGCTGGGCGGCGCCCCCCGCCCCGAGTTCTCGGACGACGTGGCGGTGACGGTGGTCGTCGCGAGCGAGGCGTACCCCGGCTCCCCGGTGACGGGCCGCGTGGTGTCGGGCCTCGACCAGGCGGCGGATGTGGAGGGCGTGTCGATCATGCACGCCGCCACCCGGCGAGAGACCGAGGGCGCGACCGCCGGCGAGGTCATCGCGACGGGCGGCCGAGTCCTGTCGGTGGTCGCGACCGGCGCCGACTTCGCCACCGCCCGCGACCGCGTGTACGCCGCGGTCGACCAGATCGGGCTCGAGGGCTCCCAGCACCGCACCGACATCGCCGCCCGCGTCGCCGACCCCGACCGGGCCGTCGCCTCGAACGACGGGAGCCTCGCATGA
- a CDS encoding phosphoribosylaminoimidazolesuccinocarboxamide synthase codes for MTSTALDLPGWRHVYSGKVRDLYVPADDRQTSDADDPQTSDADDAGSTRDSTDGAMLIVASDRVSAFDHVLEPGIHGKGAVLTQLSAWWFDQLAVPDHRVVDTEELPPVPADVSDRAMIVRSLDMFPIECVVRGYLSGSGWKEYQATQSVCGVALPSGLSDGDRLPAPIYTPAYKAPLGEHDENITFERTVELVGQEAAGALRDLSLSVYSRAAAVAESRGVILADTKFEFGRDASGRIVLADEVLTSDSSRYWDAAEYAAGRRGVSFDKQIVRDWLAANWDGSGVPPRLPHEIVERTAARYRELFELLTATPAPRG; via the coding sequence ATGACCTCGACGGCGCTCGACCTGCCCGGATGGCGGCACGTCTACAGCGGCAAGGTGCGCGACCTGTACGTGCCGGCCGACGACCGTCAGACGAGCGACGCCGACGACCCTCAGACGAGCGACGCGGACGACGCCGGCAGCACCCGCGACAGCACCGACGGCGCGATGCTCATCGTCGCCAGCGACCGGGTGAGCGCGTTCGACCACGTGCTCGAGCCGGGCATCCACGGCAAGGGTGCGGTGCTCACGCAGCTGAGCGCCTGGTGGTTCGACCAGCTCGCCGTGCCCGACCACCGCGTGGTCGACACGGAGGAGCTGCCGCCCGTCCCCGCCGACGTCTCCGACCGGGCGATGATCGTGCGCTCCCTCGACATGTTCCCGATCGAGTGCGTGGTGCGCGGCTACCTCTCAGGGAGCGGGTGGAAGGAGTACCAGGCCACGCAGAGCGTGTGCGGCGTGGCGCTCCCCTCGGGCCTCTCCGACGGCGACCGCCTGCCGGCGCCGATCTACACGCCGGCCTACAAGGCGCCGCTCGGAGAGCACGACGAGAACATCACGTTCGAGCGCACGGTCGAGCTCGTAGGGCAGGAGGCCGCGGGGGCGCTGCGCGACCTCTCGCTCTCCGTGTACTCGCGCGCCGCCGCGGTGGCCGAGTCGCGCGGCGTGATCCTCGCCGACACGAAGTTCGAGTTCGGACGGGACGCCTCCGGCCGGATCGTGCTCGCCGACGAGGTGCTCACCAGCGACTCGAGCCGCTACTGGGATGCCGCCGAGTACGCCGCCGGCCGGCGCGGCGTCAGCTTCGACAAGCAGATCGTGCGCGACTGGCTGGCCGCGAACTGGGACGGATCGGGCGTCCCGCCCCGCCTGCCTCACGAGATCGTGGAGCGCACGGCCGCGCGCTACCGGGAGCTGTTCGAGCTGCTCACGGCCACGCCCGCGCCTCGCGGCTGA